In a genomic window of Helianthus annuus cultivar XRQ/B chromosome 10, HanXRQr2.0-SUNRISE, whole genome shotgun sequence:
- the LOC110882574 gene encoding probable 2-oxoglutarate-dependent dioxygenase AOP1 has translation MGSDAYIQLPVIDFSVLDSQNPDLGVYDSIKTQVLESLQEYGCFHASIGGVSPDLQNSVYSAIENLFNLPTETKSKNTSTKMFYGYIGNSPQLPLYESMGIDDPYIPEQVQKFTNLMWPQGNPQVSNDIHMYVKKLWELNVMTKKMVFEILNLEMYLHEHIELTNYVLKLMKYRVPEPNESNLGLHTHADAGVMTILHQNDVEGLEILTKDDEWLKVKLSPNLFIVMAGETLNVWLNGRLHVPLHRVVMRENKTRFTLALFELPKHGNTLKAIEKMVDDEHPLLFNPFKYDDFIKFHISGGQGIENYAVKAYCGVSH, from the exons ATGGGTTCAGATGCTTATATTCAGCTTCCTGTGATCGATTTTTCGGTGCTAGATAGCCAGAATCCAGACCTTGGTGTCTATGATTCCATCAAAACCCAAGTTCTTGAATCTCTTCAGGAGTATGGTTGCTTCCACGCATCCATAGGTGGAGTTTCACCTGACCTTCAAAATTCCGTATATAGTGCAATAGAGAACCTTTTTAATCTCCCGACTGAAACCAAGTCCAAAAACACCTCAACAAAGATGTTTTACGGGTATATCGGAAATTCGCCACAACTCCCGTTGTATGAAAGCATGGGTATCGATGATCCTTACATCCCAGAACAAGTCCAAAAGTTCACCAATCTCATGTGGCCTCAAGGCAACCCTCAAGTTAG CAATGACATCCATATGTATGTGAAGAAGCTTTGGGAATTAAATGTGATGACCAAGAAGATGGTTTTCGAAATCTTGAATTTGGAAATGTATTTGCACGAACACATCGAACTAACAAATTATGTGCTTAAGCTCATGAAATATCGAGTGCCCGAACCAAATGAATCCAATCTAGGATTGCACACTCATGCAGATGCTGGTGTAATGACGATTTTGCATCAAAATGATGTTGAAGGGCTAGAGATTCTGACGAAAGACGATGAATGGCTAAAAGTAAAGCTTTCGCCTAACTTGTTCATAGTCATGGCCGGGGAGACATTAAAC GTATGGCTGAACGGGCGATTGCATGTGCCACTTCATAGAGTTGTGATGAGAGAAAACAAGACTAGATTTACCTTGGCACTTTTTGAACTACCAAAACATGGGAACACCTTAAAAGCCATTGAAAAAATGGTGGATGATGAACACCCGTTACTTTTCAATCCATTTAAATACGATGATTTCATCAAATTCCACATTAGTGGAGGTCAGGGCATAGAGAACTATGCCGTTAAGGCATATTGTGGTGTTTCCCACTGA